A part of Dehalogenimonas sp. W genomic DNA contains:
- the ilvC gene encoding ketol-acid reductoisomerase — MATIYYEKDCNPELLKDKVIGIIGYGSQGHAHAQNLRDSGFNVIIGGRPKSPTCTQAGEDGFQVFSNAETAKKSDILMILAPDQVQAKIYREDVEPNLKPGMTLMFAHGFNIHFDQILPPDNIDVAMIAPKGPGHMVRQVYTEGAGVPALIAVFQNASGKAHDTALAYASGIGAARAGVLETTFAEETETDLFGEQAVLCGGTAALVKAGFETLVEAGYQPEVAYFECLHELKLIVDLMYRGGLRYMRYSVSDTAEYGDYVTGPRIITDETKDEMWRVLTEIQDGTFAREWILENQAGKPHFNATRRIEATHPIEIVGEQLRGMMSWLNKPKK; from the coding sequence ATGGCTACCATTTATTACGAAAAAGATTGCAACCCCGAGCTGCTCAAGGATAAGGTAATTGGTATTATCGGCTACGGCAGTCAGGGACACGCCCACGCACAGAATTTGCGGGACAGTGGTTTCAACGTCATTATCGGCGGACGGCCCAAATCCCCCACCTGCACTCAGGCCGGGGAAGACGGCTTTCAGGTCTTCTCCAACGCTGAAACCGCTAAAAAATCTGATATTCTCATGATTCTGGCCCCGGATCAGGTTCAGGCCAAAATCTACCGGGAAGACGTTGAACCTAATTTGAAGCCCGGCATGACTTTGATGTTTGCCCACGGCTTTAACATTCATTTTGACCAGATACTGCCGCCGGATAATATAGACGTCGCCATGATCGCTCCCAAGGGACCCGGTCACATGGTTCGTCAGGTTTATACTGAAGGTGCCGGCGTGCCGGCGCTCATCGCCGTGTTTCAGAATGCCAGCGGTAAAGCCCATGACACCGCGCTGGCCTATGCCTCCGGTATCGGCGCGGCCCGGGCCGGTGTTTTAGAAACCACTTTCGCGGAAGAAACCGAAACCGACCTTTTCGGTGAACAGGCAGTTCTTTGCGGTGGGACCGCTGCCCTGGTGAAAGCCGGATTTGAAACACTGGTTGAAGCCGGGTATCAGCCGGAAGTCGCCTATTTTGAGTGTCTGCATGAACTTAAGCTGATTGTTGACCTGATGTACCGCGGCGGCTTGCGCTATATGCGTTATTCGGTCAGCGACACCGCAGAGTACGGCGACTACGTTACCGGTCCGCGCATCATCACCGATGAAACCAAAGATGAAATGTGGCGGGTACTGACCGAGATTCAGGACGGCACTTTCGCCCGCGAATGGATACTGGAAAATCAGGCCGGCAAGCCTCACTTCAACGCCACCAGGCGTATTGAGGCCACCCATCCCATTGAAATCGTCGGCGAGCAGCTGCGCGGTATGATGAGCTGGCTGAACAAACCTAAAAAATAA
- the ilvN gene encoding acetolactate synthase small subunit produces the protein MAAAKHTIVALVADRPGVLNRMASLFRRRGFNIDSIAVGHSETPHLSRMTIVAEGTTTQVEQIRKQVEKIIDVIRVQDITSQDIVTRELALIKVKATAENRSEIMQIVDIFRAKIVDVSAGSVMVEATGDEEKVDSLYNLLKPFGIMEMTRTGRIAMPRGDQVNRRTDVESEK, from the coding sequence ATGGCTGCCGCCAAACATACTATTGTCGCTCTGGTTGCTGACCGTCCCGGTGTCCTGAACCGCATGGCCAGTCTGTTCCGCCGCCGCGGTTTTAACATAGACTCTATCGCTGTCGGCCACTCAGAAACCCCGCATCTGTCCCGCATGACCATCGTGGCTGAAGGAACCACCACCCAGGTAGAACAGATTCGCAAACAGGTAGAAAAAATAATTGATGTCATCCGCGTTCAGGATATTACGTCTCAGGACATCGTAACCCGCGAACTGGCTTTAATTAAAGTCAAGGCCACTGCGGAAAATCGTTCGGAAATCATGCAGATAGTGGATATCTTCCGGGCCAAAATTGTTGATGTTTCCGCCGGTTCCGTCATGGTTGAAGCCACCGGAGATGAGGAAAAAGTAGATTCCCTGTATAATCTACTCAAGCCCTTTGGCATCATGGAAATGACCCGCACCGGGCGTATTGCCATGCCTCGCGGCGACCAGGTGAATCGTCGCACCGACGTTGAATCAGAAAAATAA
- the ilvB gene encoding biosynthetic-type acetolactate synthase large subunit, producing MKQTGSEILCESLLKEGVEVIFGYPGGQVLPLYHTLTDYPKLRHILVRHEQGAVHAADAYARVTGKVGVCLATSGPGATNLVTGLANAYIDSIPMVAITGQVPMAMIGRDAFQEADITGITLPITKHNYLVTDVNDLARTIKEAFYIAGTGRPGPVLIDLPRDIQQAAAEFHYPSKVHLPGYKPTRAGNQLQVKKAVKLIGEASKPVIIAGHGVRISGAYKELRQLAETTNIPVITTLLGISSFPETHELSLGMLGMHGLACANMAVTDSDLIIAIGMRFDDRATGKISAFAPSAKVVHIDIDPAEVGKNVKVDVPIVGDVRTVLLELNKEIAPGDHSDWLSRINGWKKEYPSGVEIRESDTILPQYVIRKIWEKTQGQATIVTGVGQHQMFAALHYYYDKPNSFITSGGLGTMGFELPAAFGAQVGLPGEPVWCIAGDGSIQMTIQELGTIRQENAPVKIAILNNGFLGMVRQWQELFYDHNYSATPLWCPDFIKISDGYSIPARNVTCKAEVEAAIEQAAATDGPFILNFIIEPEENVYPMVPPGAGINNILHEPKKEAC from the coding sequence ATGAAGCAAACCGGTTCAGAGATTTTATGCGAAAGCCTGTTGAAAGAGGGCGTTGAAGTCATCTTCGGCTACCCCGGCGGGCAGGTATTGCCTTTATATCACACGCTGACTGATTATCCGAAACTGCGGCATATTCTGGTTCGCCATGAACAGGGTGCGGTCCACGCCGCTGATGCCTATGCCCGGGTTACCGGCAAGGTCGGCGTTTGTCTGGCAACTTCCGGCCCCGGGGCCACCAATCTGGTGACCGGTTTGGCCAATGCTTACATTGATTCTATTCCAATGGTGGCCATCACCGGCCAGGTACCCATGGCGATGATCGGCCGGGACGCCTTCCAGGAAGCAGACATTACCGGCATCACGTTACCGATAACCAAACATAATTATCTGGTCACCGATGTCAATGACCTGGCGCGGACCATTAAAGAGGCTTTTTACATCGCCGGTACCGGTCGTCCCGGCCCGGTGTTGATAGATCTGCCGCGCGACATCCAGCAGGCGGCCGCTGAATTTCATTATCCCTCCAAAGTCCATCTGCCGGGTTACAAACCCACCAGAGCCGGTAATCAGCTTCAGGTAAAAAAGGCCGTCAAGCTGATTGGCGAGGCCTCAAAACCGGTGATTATCGCCGGCCACGGCGTCCGTATCTCCGGCGCTTACAAGGAATTGCGGCAACTGGCTGAAACCACCAATATTCCGGTAATCACCACGCTTTTGGGTATTTCCAGCTTTCCGGAAACCCATGAACTTTCGCTGGGGATGTTGGGCATGCACGGCCTGGCTTGTGCCAATATGGCGGTGACTGACTCTGACCTGATTATTGCCATCGGCATGCGGTTTGATGACCGGGCCACCGGCAAGATCAGTGCCTTTGCCCCGTCAGCAAAAGTGGTGCATATTGATATTGACCCCGCCGAAGTCGGCAAGAACGTTAAAGTGGACGTCCCCATCGTCGGTGACGTCAGGACCGTTCTCCTTGAACTGAATAAAGAGATTGCCCCCGGCGACCATTCAGATTGGTTGAGCAGGATAAACGGTTGGAAAAAAGAATACCCGTCAGGCGTGGAAATCCGGGAATCCGACACTATCCTGCCGCAGTACGTTATCCGCAAAATCTGGGAAAAGACCCAGGGCCAAGCTACCATAGTCACCGGAGTCGGGCAGCATCAGATGTTTGCCGCCCTGCATTATTACTACGATAAACCAAACAGCTTTATTACTTCCGGAGGCTTGGGCACCATGGGCTTTGAGTTGCCGGCCGCCTTCGGCGCACAGGTTGGATTGCCGGGTGAACCGGTGTGGTGCATCGCCGGTGACGGCAGCATCCAGATGACTATTCAGGAACTTGGCACTATTCGTCAGGAAAACGCCCCGGTCAAGATCGCCATTCTGAACAACGGCTTTTTAGGCATGGTGCGTCAGTGGCAGGAACTTTTTTACGACCACAACTATTCAGCTACGCCGCTGTGGTGCCCTGATTTTATTAAAATATCTGATGGTTACAGCATTCCGGCCAGAAACGTCACCTGTAAAGCCGAAGTGGAAGCAGCCATTGAACAGGCGGCCGCGACCGACGGGCCGTTCATTTTGAATTTTATCATTGAGCCGGAGGAAAATGTGTATCCGATGGTGCCGCCCGGTGCCGGCATAAACAATATTCTTCATGAGCCCAAAAAGGAGGCTTGCTGA
- the ilvD gene encoding dihydroxy-acid dehydratase — MNSDSIKTGVERAPHRALLRSLGVAPADFKKPFIGIVNSFTEIVPGHQHLRDIADAVKKGVTQAGGVPFEFNTIAVCDGLAMNHDGMKYSLASRELITDTVEVMARAHAFDGLVFIPNCDKVIPGMLMAAVRLNIPAVFVSGGPMLAGRLHKDGQVKAVDLSSVFEAVGGFVKGTVSAEELESVEAAACPGCGSCSGLFTANTMNCLTEVLGIGLPGNGTIPAVDSRRRALAQQAGETILRLIAEDLRPREIITKKAIDNAFVVDVALGGSSNSVLHLTAIAHEAGIEYPLSRINEISDKTPCLCRIRPAGDDHIEDLDAAGGIPAVMRELHGFLHLDTRSVFGGILGDVLKEAIPADGQVIRSLKNPVAATGGIAILFGNLAPEGAVVKRSAVAAEMMVHTGPACIFESEEAATDGIKSGKVKSGDIVIIRYEGPRGGPGMREMLTPTSMLSGMGLDKEVALITDGRFSGATRGAAIGHAAPEAALGGPLAALQEGDIVDINIPLHQLNVRLSDEEIKLRLSRLPVFQARVNSGYLKRYASRVSSASRGAVFTD; from the coding sequence ATGAACAGTGATTCCATAAAAACCGGTGTTGAACGCGCACCCCATCGCGCCTTGCTGCGGTCGCTCGGTGTAGCTCCGGCGGATTTCAAAAAGCCTTTTATCGGCATTGTCAACAGTTTCACTGAAATAGTGCCGGGGCATCAGCATCTTCGGGATATAGCTGATGCGGTCAAAAAGGGCGTCACCCAGGCCGGCGGCGTCCCGTTTGAGTTCAACACCATTGCAGTCTGCGATGGTCTGGCCATGAATCATGACGGCATGAAGTACAGCCTCGCTTCCCGGGAACTGATTACCGATACGGTAGAGGTTATGGCCCGGGCACATGCCTTTGACGGTCTGGTGTTTATTCCTAATTGTGATAAAGTCATTCCCGGCATGCTGATGGCCGCGGTCAGGTTGAATATTCCGGCCGTATTTGTCAGCGGCGGGCCGATGCTGGCCGGGCGTCTCCATAAAGACGGCCAGGTTAAGGCGGTTGATCTGAGCTCAGTTTTTGAAGCCGTAGGCGGCTTCGTCAAGGGCACCGTATCGGCTGAAGAATTGGAATCAGTTGAGGCCGCGGCCTGTCCCGGTTGCGGTTCCTGCTCCGGGCTGTTTACGGCCAACACCATGAATTGCCTGACCGAGGTTTTGGGTATCGGCCTGCCGGGTAACGGCACCATCCCGGCCGTTGACAGCCGCCGCCGCGCCCTGGCCCAGCAAGCCGGAGAGACTATTTTACGATTGATCGCCGAGGACCTCCGGCCGCGGGAGATTATTACCAAAAAAGCCATTGATAATGCCTTTGTGGTTGATGTGGCGCTGGGCGGCAGCAGCAATTCAGTGCTGCACCTGACCGCCATTGCTCATGAAGCCGGTATTGAATACCCTTTAAGCCGGATTAACGAAATAAGCGACAAAACACCGTGCCTGTGCCGTATCCGGCCGGCCGGTGATGACCACATTGAAGACCTTGATGCGGCTGGCGGCATTCCGGCCGTAATGCGGGAACTGCACGGCTTCCTGCACCTGGATACCCGGAGTGTCTTTGGCGGCATTCTCGGGGATGTTTTAAAAGAAGCCATTCCGGCTGACGGACAGGTAATCCGCTCGCTGAAAAACCCGGTAGCCGCCACCGGCGGTATTGCTATATTGTTCGGTAATTTAGCCCCGGAAGGGGCCGTGGTTAAGCGTTCGGCCGTCGCCGCGGAGATGATGGTGCATACCGGTCCGGCCTGCATATTTGAGTCGGAAGAAGCCGCTACCGATGGTATTAAATCGGGTAAAGTGAAGTCCGGTGATATCGTGATTATCCGCTATGAAGGGCCGCGGGGCGGTCCCGGCATGCGTGAAATGCTGACTCCAACTTCAATGCTGTCCGGCATGGGTTTGGATAAAGAGGTTGCACTGATAACCGATGGCCGTTTCTCCGGCGCCACTCGCGGTGCGGCTATCGGCCATGCCGCTCCGGAAGCCGCGTTGGGCGGACCTTTAGCCGCGCTGCAGGAAGGGGACATTGTAGACATAAACATTCCCTTGCACCAGCTTAATGTCCGGCTGAGCGATGAGGAAATCAAATTGAGATTATCACGCCTCCCGGTATTTCAGGCCAGGGTTAACTCCGGCTATTTGAAACGCTACGCCTCAAGGGTCAGTTCCGCCAGCCGCGGGGCGGTTTTTACCGATTAG
- the rpiB gene encoding ribose 5-phosphate isomerase B codes for MKIAIGNDHRGYGLKVKITALLSAQGHEVYDFGTDSAESADYPDFGHLVASKVVNDDADRGVLICGTGIGMSMTANKYPGARAALCYQTEYAELTRRHNDANILCLGELNGDDLNLEVLTVFINTEFEGGRHQRRIDKISACR; via the coding sequence ATGAAAATTGCTATCGGTAATGACCACCGCGGATATGGGTTAAAAGTTAAAATCACGGCTTTACTGAGCGCACAGGGCCACGAAGTTTACGACTTCGGCACCGACAGTGCGGAATCTGCTGATTATCCCGATTTCGGCCACCTGGTCGCCTCAAAGGTGGTCAACGATGACGCCGACCGGGGGGTTCTCATTTGCGGCACCGGCATCGGCATGAGCATGACGGCCAACAAATACCCCGGCGCCAGAGCGGCCCTCTGCTACCAGACGGAATACGCTGAGCTGACCCGGCGTCATAACGACGCCAATATTCTGTGCCTGGGCGAGCTTAACGGTGACGACCTTAATTTGGAAGTGCTCACCGTATTCATAAACACCGAATTTGAAGGCGGGCGTCATCAGCGGCGCATTGATAAGATTTCCGCCTGCCGTTAA
- a CDS encoding L-threonylcarbamoyladenylate synthase, with the protein MTAEFSNNSTPGALARAVAIIKGGGVVAFPTDTVYCLAASIKFPAAVSRIFDIKGRETTKALPVLVADTIQMRQVAEMTPLADRLVRRFMPGGLTVILKKTSEVPDIVTGDRDTVAVRIPGHTLPLYLIKACGAPLTGTSANLSGHGSVCTAGEVSAQIGHLVDFVLDGGSCPGGKESTIIDLTSDPPAIVREGAVEREELENFYK; encoded by the coding sequence ATGACAGCGGAATTTTCCAACAACTCCACCCCCGGTGCTTTGGCGCGGGCAGTGGCAATTATTAAGGGCGGCGGGGTAGTGGCTTTTCCGACCGATACGGTTTATTGCCTGGCGGCCTCCATCAAATTTCCGGCAGCCGTCAGCCGTATTTTTGATATCAAAGGTCGCGAAACCACCAAGGCGTTGCCTGTGCTCGTTGCCGATACCATTCAGATGAGACAGGTAGCTGAGATGACGCCGCTGGCTGACCGCCTGGTCAGGAGATTCATGCCCGGCGGGCTGACGGTAATATTAAAGAAAACTTCGGAAGTGCCTGATATTGTCACCGGCGACCGGGACACCGTGGCTGTACGTATTCCGGGTCATACGTTGCCTTTGTACTTGATTAAAGCCTGCGGCGCCCCGCTGACCGGCACCAGCGCCAACTTGAGCGGGCACGGCAGCGTCTGCACCGCCGGTGAGGTATCGGCCCAAATCGGTCATCTGGTGGATTTTGTCCTTGACGGCGGTTCCTGTCCGGGGGGCAAAGAATCCACCATTATTGACCTGACTTCAGATCCTCCGGCCATCGTCCGGGAAGGCGCAGTTGAACGGGAAGAATTGGAAAATTTCTACAAGTAG
- the guaA gene encoding glutamine-hydrolyzing GMP synthase, which translates to MTKNEELSPKESHRVTTSGDIEVSTYLEIAKQADTTEAGGAVSGASRESIVIFDFGSQYSLLIARRIRELNVYCELVPHNTPWEKIAHLNPKGFILSGGPASVYAPGAPMAPAYIYESKMPVLGVCYGMQLITQQLGGIVAEGQAREYGHAVLHLSEFDDPFFKDLPDASAAWMSHGDRVEKLPPDFKSLAYTENSPYAVMGNGKNIYGLQFHPEVAHTPYGKTLLQNFVFNICGCQPSWTPGHFISESIAKIKEQVGGGKVIAALSGGVDSSIVASLIHRAIGDQLTCIFVNNGLLRREEADRTLKVFRQNLGMNIVYVEATDRFLKRLAGVTDPELKRKAIGAEFIAVFEEEALKLGQVDFLAQGTLYPDVIESTSSVGTASAKIKSHHNVGGLPENMALKLLEPVRYLFKDEVRQVGIELGLPEEMVWRQPFPGPGLAIRAIGEVNREKLEMLRAADWIVMHEIKKAGLYRQVWQSFAIITDVRSVGVMGDFRTYGHMVAIRAVTSDDAMTADWARLPYDLLARISNRIVNEVPGVNRVVYDITSKPPGTIEWE; encoded by the coding sequence ATGACAAAAAATGAAGAGCTTAGCCCTAAGGAATCCCATCGCGTTACCACGTCGGGCGACATTGAGGTATCCACTTATCTGGAAATCGCCAAGCAGGCTGATACCACCGAGGCCGGTGGCGCCGTGTCCGGTGCCTCCAGGGAATCCATTGTCATTTTTGACTTCGGCTCCCAGTACAGTCTGCTCATCGCGCGGCGGATTCGCGAATTAAACGTTTATTGTGAATTGGTTCCTCATAACACGCCATGGGAGAAAATTGCCCATCTGAATCCCAAGGGGTTCATTCTTTCCGGCGGCCCGGCCAGTGTGTACGCCCCGGGAGCCCCCATGGCGCCGGCTTATATCTATGAGAGTAAAATGCCGGTACTGGGCGTCTGTTACGGGATGCAGTTAATCACTCAGCAACTCGGCGGCATCGTCGCCGAAGGCCAGGCCCGTGAATACGGCCATGCCGTGCTGCATCTGAGTGAATTTGATGACCCGTTCTTCAAGGACCTGCCCGATGCCTCCGCCGCCTGGATGAGCCACGGCGATCGGGTGGAAAAACTTCCGCCTGATTTTAAGTCACTGGCTTATACCGAAAATTCTCCCTACGCAGTAATGGGCAACGGCAAGAACATATACGGCCTGCAGTTTCATCCTGAAGTGGCCCATACACCCTACGGCAAGACTTTGCTCCAGAATTTCGTATTCAACATCTGCGGTTGCCAGCCCAGTTGGACGCCGGGGCATTTTATTTCCGAGAGTATTGCTAAAATCAAGGAACAGGTGGGCGGCGGCAAAGTTATCGCTGCGCTATCCGGCGGCGTGGATTCGTCCATTGTGGCCAGCCTGATTCATCGGGCTATCGGCGACCAACTTACCTGTATTTTTGTTAATAACGGGCTGCTCCGGCGCGAGGAAGCCGACCGCACCTTAAAAGTCTTCCGCCAGAATCTGGGCATGAACATAGTTTATGTTGAGGCCACTGACCGTTTTTTGAAGCGATTAGCCGGAGTAACTGACCCGGAACTGAAGCGGAAGGCCATTGGAGCGGAGTTTATCGCCGTTTTTGAAGAAGAAGCATTGAAACTCGGCCAGGTGGATTTCCTGGCTCAGGGAACGTTGTACCCCGATGTGATTGAAAGCACTTCTTCCGTCGGTACGGCATCGGCCAAGATTAAGAGCCATCACAATGTGGGCGGTTTGCCGGAAAACATGGCCCTGAAACTGCTTGAACCGGTGCGTTACCTGTTTAAGGACGAGGTCAGGCAGGTCGGTATAGAGCTTGGTTTGCCGGAAGAGATGGTCTGGCGCCAGCCGTTCCCCGGCCCCGGTCTGGCAATACGGGCGATTGGCGAAGTGAACCGGGAAAAACTGGAAATGCTGCGCGCCGCCGACTGGATTGTGATGCACGAAATTAAAAAGGCAGGGCTTTATCGCCAGGTATGGCAAAGTTTTGCGATTATCACAGATGTCAGAAGCGTCGGCGTTATGGGTGATTTCAGGACTTACGGCCATATGGTGGCCATCCGCGCGGTTACCAGTGACGACGCCATGACCGCCGATTGGGCCCGGCTGCCCTATGACCTGCTGGCCCGTATATCTAACCGCATTGTCAATGAAGTGCCGGGTGTTAACCGGGTTGTTTACGATATTACCTCCAAGCCCCCGGGCACCATTGAATGGGAATAA
- the purD gene encoding phosphoribosylamine--glycine ligase produces the protein MVIGGGGREHAIVWKLRQSPQVESIFVAPGNGGTAAIARNLDIEPTDFPRLLAAVESMGIDLVIVGPEAPLAAGLIDDFQSRRIPAFGPVKAAAQLESSKTFARSLMEKYAIPCAKGKSFSNYAEARAYLLEQTAPLVVKADGLAAGKGVSVCSTIAEAEAALANIMESRAFGQAGSTVVIEECLVGQEMSFLAFTDGKTLAVMPPACDYKRAFDGNLGPNTGGMGAYSPPTFLTPRLKARIESTVMEPVIRALASEGINYRGVIYAGLMLTESGPKVLEFNARFGDPETQIILPQLRTDLVDIMLNIINGTLEKVKVEWDNTSCVTVVMAAGGYPETYKKGLVINGLGDVDEQVTVFHAGTRLGNDGKVVTNGGRVLNITGCGESIAAAREIAYRNIGRITFEGAQYRSDIALFPGS, from the coding sequence CTGGTTATCGGCGGTGGCGGACGTGAGCATGCTATCGTTTGGAAACTTAGGCAAAGCCCACAGGTTGAATCTATCTTTGTAGCCCCCGGTAACGGCGGCACTGCGGCTATCGCCCGCAATCTGGATATTGAACCGACTGATTTTCCCCGCTTACTGGCAGCCGTTGAATCAATGGGAATAGACCTGGTTATTGTCGGGCCGGAGGCTCCTTTGGCCGCCGGTTTGATTGACGACTTTCAATCCCGGCGCATACCGGCTTTCGGACCGGTCAAAGCCGCGGCACAATTGGAATCCAGCAAGACTTTTGCCCGCTCGCTGATGGAAAAATACGCCATCCCCTGCGCCAAAGGCAAGTCCTTTTCAAATTACGCTGAAGCCAGAGCATATTTACTGGAGCAGACTGCACCGCTGGTAGTAAAGGCTGACGGTCTGGCCGCCGGCAAGGGTGTCAGTGTGTGCAGCACCATAGCCGAAGCTGAAGCCGCTTTAGCGAATATTATGGAAAGCCGGGCTTTCGGGCAGGCGGGTTCCACCGTGGTTATTGAGGAATGCCTGGTCGGTCAGGAAATGAGTTTTCTGGCTTTTACCGACGGTAAAACTCTGGCTGTTATGCCGCCTGCGTGCGACTATAAAAGAGCTTTTGACGGCAATCTTGGCCCCAACACCGGCGGCATGGGTGCCTATTCTCCCCCGACCTTTTTGACGCCGCGGCTGAAAGCCCGGATTGAATCAACGGTTATGGAACCGGTTATCCGGGCGTTGGCTTCAGAAGGGATCAATTACCGGGGTGTTATCTATGCGGGTTTGATGCTGACCGAAAGCGGTCCCAAAGTCCTGGAGTTTAATGCCCGTTTCGGTGACCCGGAAACCCAGATAATATTGCCGCAGTTGCGGACAGATCTGGTGGATATCATGCTTAACATCATTAACGGAACATTGGAAAAGGTAAAGGTTGAATGGGATAATACGTCCTGCGTGACCGTGGTGATGGCCGCCGGCGGCTACCCGGAAACGTATAAAAAAGGGTTGGTTATCAACGGTCTTGGCGACGTTGACGAACAGGTTACGGTCTTCCACGCCGGCACCAGGCTGGGCAACGACGGCAAAGTAGTGACAAACGGCGGGCGAGTGCTGAATATTACCGGCTGCGGTGAGTCAATTGCAGCAGCCAGAGAAATAGCCTATCGGAACATCGGCCGGATAACCTTTGAAGGCGCACAATACCGCAGCGATATCGCTCTGTTCCCCGGCTCCTGA